One Deefgea tanakiae genomic region harbors:
- a CDS encoding ArnT family glycosyltransferase, producing MLTYQAPLDVPINPAKGQDKPWLLLLLCCFWLIPGLVGHDPWKPDENVSMAITSYFMHNSNWTIASIAGVPQFSQAPLYFWVATLFVNALSWIGVAPHDAARLSTGLWMALGLWGVGLAGRELFGRRSGRLSVVILLGCLGLPLWGHHISPAVVLLTGFAWYVYALALAIKKPLRAGIILAGVFIVLLTGASWADALFAVLFAVFLFVFPQWRKFSYLITLITAILISIPIAALWGYSLKTHSNELFQVWWRYYAWGAFGGARSFAIGYSFGFLPAVLLWFSWPALPLAAWSVYLFRKELSQPRWQLLLSVLLAKALFVMLAIHQSEALVLPLLVPLALLATGGVDELRRGAAASFNWFSLVTLGFAAFLVWFVWMSLVAETPLALVNYFTRFNDANMPWPTWGFVFALLVTAIWGRVLFRKQPLGRRALTNWTSGLTLVIGLLVGLFQSWIDAGKSYRPVAESLSAFMQGQEGQCIDVSAIAKDPTAALVYFTELQLDAKSGNHCPLYIKQTAEKPAATPTVLWSGHRLGDQKENFSLHAK from the coding sequence ATGCTGACATACCAAGCTCCACTCGATGTCCCAATCAATCCAGCAAAAGGTCAAGATAAGCCTTGGTTGTTGCTATTGCTTTGTTGTTTTTGGCTTATTCCTGGTTTGGTAGGGCATGATCCATGGAAGCCCGATGAAAATGTTAGTATGGCGATTACGTCGTACTTTATGCACAATTCTAACTGGACGATTGCATCAATTGCAGGTGTGCCCCAGTTCAGTCAAGCACCGCTCTATTTTTGGGTTGCAACCTTATTTGTTAATGCTTTATCTTGGATTGGTGTTGCTCCACATGATGCGGCTAGACTGAGTACAGGCTTGTGGATGGCGCTGGGCTTGTGGGGCGTTGGATTGGCTGGGCGTGAACTATTTGGTCGCCGTAGTGGTCGACTGTCCGTCGTGATACTGCTTGGTTGCTTGGGCTTGCCACTCTGGGGCCATCATATTTCGCCAGCTGTCGTTCTACTCACAGGCTTTGCGTGGTATGTGTATGCACTTGCATTGGCAATAAAAAAGCCACTTAGAGCTGGAATTATTCTGGCTGGCGTTTTTATCGTACTACTGACGGGGGCGAGTTGGGCTGACGCACTATTTGCTGTGCTATTTGCCGTTTTCCTTTTTGTTTTCCCTCAGTGGCGAAAATTTAGTTATCTCATCACATTAATTACCGCAATACTCATTTCGATACCGATTGCTGCGCTATGGGGTTATTCGCTCAAGACGCACTCCAATGAGTTGTTTCAAGTCTGGTGGCGCTATTATGCGTGGGGGGCTTTTGGCGGTGCTCGATCATTTGCTATTGGCTACTCTTTTGGCTTCTTACCTGCGGTGCTCCTTTGGTTTTCTTGGCCAGCTTTGCCACTGGCTGCGTGGTCCGTCTATTTATTTCGTAAAGAGTTAAGTCAGCCACGTTGGCAGCTTTTGCTAAGTGTCTTGCTGGCTAAAGCACTTTTTGTGATGCTGGCAATTCATCAGAGCGAGGCACTGGTTTTGCCGCTGCTAGTTCCATTGGCTTTGTTAGCGACAGGTGGTGTTGACGAATTGAGGAGGGGGGCTGCTGCTTCATTTAATTGGTTTAGTTTAGTGACTTTGGGTTTCGCTGCATTCTTGGTATGGTTTGTTTGGATGTCTTTGGTGGCTGAAACACCACTGGCGTTAGTGAATTATTTTACTCGTTTTAATGATGCCAATATGCCTTGGCCGACATGGGGTTTTGTATTTGCGCTTTTGGTTACGGCAATATGGGGCAGGGTGTTGTTTCGCAAGCAACCATTAGGCCGCCGTGCCCTGACTAATTGGACGAGTGGCTTAACACTAGTGATTGGTCTATTGGTTGGTTTATTTCAAAGCTGGATTGATGCTGGCAAATCATATCGTCCGGTCGCCGAAAGCCTATCCGCATTTATGCAAGGTCAAGAGGGGCAATGCATTGATGTTAGCGCTATTGCAAAAGACCCAACTGCTGCCTTAGTGTATTTTACTGAGTTACAGCTTGATGCAAAGTCTGGTAATCACTGTCCCTTGTACATAAAGCAGACCGCAGAAAAGCCGGCGGCCACCCCCACAGTGCTATGGAGTGGGCATCGCCTAGGTGATCAAAAAGAAAACTTTAGTCTCCACGCAAAATAG
- a CDS encoding DUF3149 domain-containing protein: MLNSPLGVILSSTVGILSLFTIGFVIAMAIYLYIYVQRHIKAELADENLINKQNKQ, encoded by the coding sequence ATGTTGAACTCACCACTAGGCGTTATTCTTTCTTCCACTGTCGGCATATTAAGTTTATTTACCATTGGATTTGTTATCGCAATGGCAATCTACCTCTATATCTATGTGCAGCGCCATATTAAAGCTGAGCTAGCAGATGAAAATTTAATCAATAAACAAAACAAGCAATAA
- a CDS encoding sensor domain-containing diguanylate cyclase, whose amino-acid sequence MTWQSKKPILVAFCALLLAIGILWLLAVQVSKSYDTEINRIQSETENIGIAAEQELIGKLELIKIKQSIAAEKIQPILDNGKLNANDTEKLKTVLEYFLTQVKDSRAVGIINSSHEILSSVSTDDQDLLSASIFVPSKTDAVEMFSANGRSNIYISQRLDPTSEESASILSAINANQLIKKISILKNNKQASIFLFDKDIKPLKKNLEKINITNHLAAFQSFIQSNQQSSSFTINSKTQSTQINLRRVGDSALYIAIFNQNESNLSTWKNNTIFYIIGCILIQGFLLQILYSLARAKRMNQTLFLKETKLSASETRFRQMIEAMPIGLILARRQDNLIVYINKPAAKILDMPQASALSKRAFSIYSNEMDFTSQTNHVFESKTSQSIECILKKNTGEPFWANISISMVDVADTQTLLIGIVDISEQKKLEADLKHQATIDHLSGLYNRAHFINSSNKEIQRIQRHKKNASLLMLDIDHFKRVNDNHGHDAGDLVIQIIALTCQETLRDIDIVGRLGGEEFAALLPETSAHEALNVAERLRIAIEKRAIKLKSGQIINITSSIGVTEVTPNDAIIDIALKRADLAMYSSKNNGRNQVQYFDTTQE is encoded by the coding sequence ATGACTTGGCAGTCCAAAAAACCCATACTTGTCGCATTCTGCGCCCTTTTACTTGCAATTGGCATATTGTGGCTGCTCGCCGTTCAAGTCAGTAAATCCTACGATACCGAAATCAATCGTATTCAATCAGAAACCGAAAATATTGGCATTGCTGCCGAACAAGAGCTCATCGGTAAACTTGAGCTGATTAAAATAAAACAAAGCATTGCTGCTGAAAAAATTCAGCCAATTTTAGACAACGGCAAGCTCAACGCCAACGATACCGAGAAATTAAAAACGGTACTCGAGTATTTTTTAACACAGGTAAAAGACAGCCGTGCTGTTGGCATTATCAATTCAAGCCATGAAATCCTCTCCTCAGTAAGCACCGACGACCAGGACTTGTTAAGCGCATCAATTTTTGTACCATCAAAAACCGACGCCGTAGAAATGTTTAGCGCAAATGGAAGAAGTAATATCTATATCTCTCAGCGGCTTGATCCAACAAGCGAAGAATCAGCAAGTATTCTTTCAGCAATTAACGCCAATCAACTCATTAAAAAAATAAGCATACTCAAAAACAATAAACAAGCATCAATATTCCTGTTCGACAAAGATATAAAGCCACTCAAGAAAAACTTAGAAAAAATAAATATCACTAACCATCTTGCAGCCTTTCAATCTTTCATTCAATCAAATCAACAATCCAGTTCATTCACTATTAATAGCAAGACCCAGTCAACTCAAATTAATCTACGTAGAGTTGGCGATTCTGCACTATATATTGCTATTTTTAATCAAAACGAGAGTAATCTCTCCACATGGAAAAATAATACTATATTTTACATTATAGGTTGCATACTCATACAGGGGTTTTTATTACAAATACTCTATTCACTTGCTCGTGCTAAACGCATGAATCAGACCCTATTTCTAAAAGAAACCAAGCTGAGTGCAAGTGAAACCCGTTTTCGTCAAATGATTGAAGCGATGCCAATTGGACTTATCCTCGCCAGAAGACAAGACAATTTGATAGTTTATATCAACAAACCTGCGGCTAAAATTTTAGATATGCCGCAAGCTAGCGCACTCTCAAAACGAGCATTTAGTATTTATTCAAATGAAATGGATTTTACAAGCCAAACCAATCACGTTTTTGAATCTAAAACATCGCAAAGCATCGAGTGTATTTTAAAAAAAAATACTGGAGAGCCGTTCTGGGCGAATATTTCAATCTCAATGGTTGATGTTGCCGACACTCAAACGTTATTAATTGGGATTGTCGACATCAGCGAACAGAAAAAATTAGAAGCTGATTTGAAACACCAAGCGACCATCGATCATTTATCAGGTCTTTATAATCGTGCCCACTTTATCAACTCATCGAATAAAGAAATCCAAAGGATCCAACGACACAAGAAGAATGCAAGCTTGTTAATGCTAGATATCGATCATTTCAAACGAGTTAATGATAACCATGGACACGACGCTGGTGATCTCGTGATACAAATCATCGCCTTAACCTGCCAAGAGACCTTGCGCGATATTGATATCGTAGGCCGATTAGGCGGAGAGGAATTTGCTGCACTTCTACCTGAAACATCAGCTCACGAAGCACTAAACGTTGCCGAACGATTACGTATTGCCATCGAAAAACGAGCTATCAAGCTAAAAAGTGGTCAAATCATCAACATCACTAGCAGCATCGGAGTAACTGAGGTCACGCCCAACGATGCCATCATTGATATTGCACTAAAGCGTGCTGATTTAGCGATGTATTCGTCGAAAAACAATGGCCGTAATCAAGTTCAATACTTTGATACCACTCAAGAATAA
- a CDS encoding YajQ family cyclic di-GMP-binding protein, translating to MPSFDITSETDMVALKNAIDVAAKTIINRYDFKGTSAKVELNEKDKLITINGDSEFQLDQIKDIVFPALEKKEPESSKRLEQGDIQKVSGNKVKQVLTIKDGIDKELAKKIITIIKDSKLKVQTAIQGDEVRVTGKDRDILQSVIALMRKSVSDFPLQYQNFRD from the coding sequence ATGCCTTCTTTCGACATTACCTCTGAAACCGATATGGTGGCACTAAAAAATGCGATTGATGTGGCCGCAAAAACCATCATTAATCGTTATGACTTTAAAGGCACGAGTGCTAAAGTTGAGCTTAACGAAAAAGATAAACTCATTACAATCAATGGCGATTCTGAGTTTCAACTCGACCAAATTAAAGACATTGTATTTCCAGCACTAGAGAAAAAAGAACCAGAAAGCAGCAAACGTCTAGAGCAAGGTGACATTCAAAAAGTTTCTGGCAATAAAGTAAAACAAGTTCTCACCATCAAAGATGGAATCGATAAAGAACTAGCCAAGAAAATTATCACTATCATTAAAGACTCGAAACTCAAAGTACAAACAGCGATTCAAGGCGACGAAGTGCGTGTAACCGGAAAGGATCGTGATATATTGCAAAGTGTCATCGCACTAATGCGCAAATCGGTCAGTGACTTTCCGCTGCAATATCAAAATTTCCGCGATTAA
- the ppnP gene encoding pyrimidine/purine nucleoside phosphorylase translates to MSQFDNVSVLKQGNVYFDGKCVSHTVVFADGSKKTVGVILPSKLNFNTGAPEIMEVIAGVCNVTLSGETSTKTYSAGQSFDVPGNSSFDIETTETLHYVCHFA, encoded by the coding sequence ATGAGCCAATTTGATAATGTTTCAGTATTGAAACAAGGCAATGTTTATTTTGACGGCAAATGCGTGAGCCACACAGTTGTTTTTGCTGACGGCAGCAAAAAAACGGTCGGCGTTATTTTACCTTCTAAACTCAACTTCAACACCGGCGCGCCGGAGATCATGGAAGTTATTGCCGGGGTATGCAATGTGACCTTATCTGGCGAAACGTCTACAAAGACATACTCTGCAGGCCAGTCTTTTGATGTACCAGGTAACTCGAGCTTTGATATCGAAACCACCGAAACACTGCATTACGTTTGCCATTTTGCCTAA
- a CDS encoding DUF2788 domain-containing protein, with protein MDEAQFTTLSVTILCSGLMIYMGFIIYNLAKESKAGKFGTIMLFFVLGFGMLGFIVKEILTKVLTH; from the coding sequence ATGGATGAAGCGCAATTCACCACATTGTCAGTCACCATTTTGTGCAGTGGTTTAATGATCTATATGGGTTTCATTATCTACAATTTGGCCAAAGAATCGAAAGCCGGAAAGTTTGGTACGATCATGCTTTTTTTTGTTTTAGGCTTTGGCATGCTCGGTTTTATTGTAAAAGAAATTTTGACTAAAGTTTTAACCCATTAA
- a CDS encoding argininosuccinate synthase, producing MSDINKVVLAYSGGLDTSVILKWLQDTYQCEVVTFTADLGQGEELEPARQKALQFGIKPENIFIDDLREEFVRDFVFPMFRANTVYEGEYLLGTSIARPLIAKRQIEIANATNADAVSHGATGKGNDQVRFELGYYGLKPDVKVIAPWREWDLLSREKLLAYAEKNNIPVDMKHKNGGAPYSMDANLLHISFEGRHLENPSAEAEETMWRWSVSPEAAPDAAEYLDIEFEKGDIVALNGVRMSPATVLTKLNELGGKHGIGRLDLVENRYVGMKSRGCYETPGGTIILKAHRAIESITLDREVAHLKDDLMPRYASMIYNGFWWAPERKVLQTLIDATQETVNGWVRVKLYKGNVIVVSRDSKTNSLFDMNIATFDDDGGAYNQVDAGGFIKLNALRMRIAGRLNK from the coding sequence ATGTCCGATATTAATAAAGTAGTTCTCGCCTATTCCGGCGGCTTAGATACGTCAGTGATTCTGAAATGGCTACAAGACACTTATCAATGCGAAGTGGTGACCTTCACTGCTGACCTAGGCCAAGGTGAAGAACTCGAACCTGCACGCCAAAAAGCACTGCAATTTGGCATCAAACCAGAAAATATTTTTATCGACGACTTGCGCGAAGAATTCGTTCGTGACTTTGTGTTCCCGATGTTCCGCGCCAACACAGTGTACGAAGGTGAGTACCTGCTCGGCACATCCATCGCTCGTCCATTGATCGCCAAACGCCAAATTGAAATCGCCAACGCGACCAATGCGGACGCGGTATCTCACGGCGCAACCGGCAAAGGTAACGACCAAGTTCGTTTCGAACTCGGTTACTACGGCCTAAAACCAGACGTTAAAGTGATTGCACCTTGGCGCGAATGGGATCTATTGTCACGCGAAAAACTATTGGCTTACGCTGAAAAGAACAATATCCCAGTCGATATGAAGCACAAAAACGGTGGCGCACCCTATTCAATGGATGCCAACTTGCTACACATTAGCTTTGAAGGCCGTCACTTGGAAAACCCATCGGCCGAAGCCGAAGAAACCATGTGGCGCTGGAGCGTGAGCCCAGAAGCCGCACCTGATGCAGCTGAATACCTTGATATCGAATTTGAAAAAGGCGATATCGTGGCATTGAATGGCGTACGGATGTCGCCAGCCACCGTGCTAACCAAGCTCAATGAACTCGGCGGCAAGCACGGTATTGGCCGTTTGGATTTGGTCGAAAACCGCTACGTCGGCATGAAATCACGCGGCTGCTATGAAACACCGGGCGGCACCATCATTCTGAAAGCGCATCGCGCCATTGAATCGATCACGCTGGATCGCGAAGTAGCACATTTGAAAGATGATCTGATGCCGCGTTACGCCAGTATGATTTACAACGGTTTCTGGTGGGCACCTGAGCGCAAAGTTCTGCAAACGTTGATTGATGCGACACAAGAAACCGTCAATGGCTGGGTACGTGTGAAATTGTACAAAGGCAACGTCATCGTGGTGAGCCGTGACTCGAAAACCAACTCATTGTTTGATATGAACATTGCCACGTTTGATGACGATGGCGGCGCATACAACCAAGTTGATGCTGGCGGCTTTATCAAACTCAACGCACTGCGCATGCGTATTGCAGGTCGTTTGAATAAATAA
- the leuE gene encoding leucine efflux protein LeuE translates to MFGITDLWAYVLGTVLIILVPGPNSLFALTMASTRGRKAGFAAATGIVVGDLILMLAASLGVASLMKANPIAFDVVRYLGAAYLTYIGLSALFSKSQQHTQSVESTHNSTRKAFRSALAISLVNVKAILFFMAFFPQFVNPNYPHVWHTFAALGMIVQFVSISYLTMLILVGSSLSRRLSAKIWLKTVLNKLVGTLFVSFGLRLALN, encoded by the coding sequence ATGTTTGGCATTACTGATCTTTGGGCCTATGTACTTGGTACGGTACTGATTATTTTAGTGCCGGGCCCAAACTCACTCTTTGCACTGACAATGGCTAGCACCCGCGGTCGAAAAGCTGGTTTTGCTGCTGCCACTGGCATCGTCGTTGGTGACTTGATTTTAATGCTTGCGGCTAGTTTAGGTGTTGCCTCACTAATGAAAGCCAATCCAATTGCTTTTGATGTGGTGCGATATTTAGGTGCAGCCTATCTGACGTATATCGGTCTAAGCGCCCTATTTTCTAAGTCACAGCAACATACCCAATCAGTCGAATCAACTCATAACTCAACACGTAAAGCTTTCCGTTCTGCGCTGGCAATTTCACTGGTCAATGTCAAAGCAATTCTTTTTTTCATGGCGTTCTTCCCGCAATTTGTAAATCCAAACTACCCACACGTTTGGCACACTTTTGCTGCGCTAGGCATGATCGTACAGTTCGTCAGTATCAGCTATTTAACAATGTTAATCTTGGTTGGCAGCAGCCTATCGCGCCGACTTTCAGCTAAAATCTGGCTGAAAACCGTACTAAATAAATTAGTCGGCACTTTGTTTGTGAGCTTTGGCTTACGCCTAGCACTGAACTGA
- the argF gene encoding ornithine carbamoyltransferase — MRHYLQFSDFTLEEYQYLFERTAKLKARLKSGTLYQPLPGKVLGMIFEKSSTRTRVSFEAGMFQLGGHAMFLQSKDTQLGRGEPIEDVAKVMSRMVDIVMVRTFEQSIIERFAENSLVPVINGLTNEYHPCQIMADIFTYIEHHGPIEGKTVCWIGDSNNISRTWLQAAKIFNFKLNLACPRGYEMTVLDGQTYGSDVFETFNDPYQAARNADIVTTDVCTSMGYERETLQRKKDFINYKVSEKLMLQAKAEALFMHCLPAHRGEEVDPEVIDGPQSVVWQEAENRMHTQKAVIEYLLLGRVDD; from the coding sequence ATGCGTCACTACCTACAGTTCAGCGATTTTACTCTTGAAGAATACCAATACCTGTTTGAACGGACTGCAAAATTAAAAGCACGCCTCAAATCAGGCACGCTCTATCAGCCTCTGCCTGGCAAAGTATTGGGCATGATTTTCGAAAAATCTTCGACTCGAACTCGAGTATCGTTTGAAGCAGGTATGTTCCAATTGGGTGGACATGCGATGTTCTTGCAGTCCAAAGACACGCAATTGGGCCGTGGCGAACCGATTGAAGACGTCGCAAAAGTCATGAGCCGCATGGTCGACATCGTCATGGTGCGTACTTTCGAGCAAAGCATTATCGAGCGCTTTGCCGAAAACTCTTTGGTTCCAGTGATCAATGGCCTGACTAATGAATACCACCCTTGCCAAATCATGGCCGACATTTTCACGTATATCGAACATCATGGTCCAATTGAAGGGAAGACAGTATGCTGGATCGGCGATAGCAATAATATCAGCCGCACTTGGTTGCAAGCGGCAAAAATCTTCAATTTCAAATTGAATCTTGCCTGCCCACGTGGTTATGAAATGACAGTGCTGGATGGGCAAACCTACGGCAGCGATGTTTTTGAAACATTTAACGACCCATATCAAGCTGCTCGAAACGCCGACATCGTCACTACCGACGTCTGCACTTCAATGGGCTATGAGCGCGAAACACTACAGCGCAAAAAAGACTTCATCAATTACAAAGTATCAGAAAAATTGATGCTGCAAGCCAAAGCAGAAGCGCTTTTCATGCATTGCTTACCTGCACATCGTGGCGAGGAAGTCGATCCGGAAGTCATTGATGGCCCACAATCAGTGGTGTGGCAAGAAGCGGAAAACCGCATGCACACTCAAAAAGCGGTAATTGAATACCTACTGCTAGGTCGTGTGGACGATTAA
- a CDS encoding DUF3579 domain-containing protein, producing MICNPYEIIIQGITSNGREFRPSDWAERLSGILSTFGVDQKLSYAPFVRPMVHNNVRCVAVDRQLEKVDPRVFEFIMTFAKDNDLQVVDCRSLIQGNQH from the coding sequence ATGATCTGCAATCCTTACGAAATTATCATTCAAGGTATTACCAGTAACGGACGTGAGTTCCGTCCTAGTGATTGGGCTGAGCGCCTATCGGGTATTCTCTCTACTTTTGGTGTTGACCAAAAACTGTCATACGCACCTTTTGTACGTCCTATGGTGCACAACAATGTGCGCTGCGTTGCCGTTGATCGACAGTTAGAAAAAGTTGATCCACGCGTCTTTGAATTTATTATGACATTTGCAAAAGACAATGACTTGCAAGTGGTTGACTGTCGATCTCTGATTCAAGGCAATCAGCACTAA
- a CDS encoding beta-ketoacyl-ACP reductase, whose amino-acid sequence MRLKDKVAIITGSASGIGEATAIKFAAEGAKVVVCDVNQAGVDQVVAALVAGGADAVGFVVDVTKTDTIVAMVAAVKEKYNRIDVLVNNAGITQDAQLFKMTDDQFDRVIDINLKGVYNCTKAVVDTMIAQNSGVILNASSVVGVYGNFGQTNYAASKFGVIGFVKTWAKELGKKGIRANAVCPGFVATPMVTAMPEKVLQGMEEKVPMRRLAQPSEIASVYAFLASDEASYINGAAIEVTGGLTL is encoded by the coding sequence ATGAGACTGAAAGATAAAGTTGCCATCATTACTGGTTCTGCTAGCGGTATCGGCGAGGCCACGGCCATCAAATTTGCTGCCGAAGGCGCAAAAGTGGTTGTTTGCGATGTAAATCAAGCGGGGGTGGATCAAGTAGTCGCGGCCTTAGTGGCTGGAGGTGCTGATGCGGTCGGTTTCGTGGTCGATGTCACAAAGACGGATACGATTGTTGCGATGGTGGCAGCAGTCAAAGAAAAATACAATCGCATTGATGTGTTGGTGAATAACGCGGGTATTACCCAGGATGCGCAGTTATTTAAAATGACCGATGATCAATTTGATCGCGTGATCGATATCAATCTGAAAGGCGTTTATAACTGCACCAAGGCAGTTGTCGATACGATGATTGCGCAAAATTCAGGCGTGATCTTGAATGCGTCATCTGTTGTTGGTGTGTATGGTAATTTTGGTCAAACCAATTATGCCGCTTCAAAGTTTGGTGTCATTGGCTTTGTAAAAACTTGGGCAAAAGAGCTTGGCAAAAAAGGCATTCGCGCCAATGCGGTTTGCCCTGGTTTTGTGGCAACGCCGATGGTAACAGCCATGCCAGAAAAAGTGTTGCAAGGTATGGAAGAAAAGGTGCCTATGCGTCGTTTGGCCCAGCCATCAGAAATTGCGAGCGTGTATGCTTTCTTGGCTTCTGATGAAGCGAGCTATATTAATGGCGCGGCGATTGAAGTGACTGGTGGTTTGACTTTGTAA
- a CDS encoding L,D-transpeptidase family protein, whose translation MSHLTPWTKRIICLVILLCLATAATPRLFEFNDNTFSLTPEITGTAKTGNNETRILAAIDDIRSGNMADARATVDALLDEQPNYRLAQLLRADLYAMRAMPLETIGGGVASAPGDALDDLRKEALVRIAHRNEDQATANKLPANIVVFAPNQKYAILVDASTSRLYVFANENGKPKRIKDHYVVVGKLGVDKKFEGDQRSPLGVYFVTSHLTRPQLDKTYGALADLYGVGAWPISYPNELDRSQKRTGYGIWLHGSPAATYARAPQASNGCVVLTNEEMLKVSSYLQPGNTPVIVAPQVEWLSESEWLQRQTAALALLSEWKSKWESLDANTYLNFYGAEFRSAEGQTLDAWRNQKTTVNTGKTWTKIQLSDISIFAAGENSTQLVTTFKQDYRSNNLENQMRKRLYWQRSEQGWKIIWEGAAAI comes from the coding sequence ATGTCTCATTTAACACCTTGGACCAAGCGAATTATTTGCTTGGTCATTTTGCTTTGTCTAGCAACCGCAGCAACACCGCGTTTATTCGAATTCAACGACAACACATTCTCGCTGACTCCTGAAATAACTGGAACTGCTAAAACAGGCAATAATGAAACTCGCATACTCGCCGCGATTGATGATATTCGTTCCGGTAATATGGCTGATGCCCGTGCAACTGTAGATGCGCTACTGGATGAGCAACCCAATTATCGATTGGCACAATTACTGCGAGCTGATCTATACGCCATGCGCGCAATGCCACTTGAAACGATCGGTGGTGGCGTTGCGAGCGCTCCAGGTGACGCCCTAGATGACCTGCGCAAAGAGGCCTTAGTTCGAATTGCCCACCGCAATGAAGACCAAGCTACCGCCAATAAACTCCCAGCCAATATCGTTGTTTTCGCGCCGAACCAAAAATACGCCATCCTCGTTGATGCTTCTACTTCGCGCCTGTATGTCTTTGCGAATGAAAATGGGAAGCCCAAACGGATCAAAGATCACTATGTCGTTGTTGGCAAACTCGGTGTAGATAAAAAGTTTGAAGGAGACCAACGCTCTCCGCTTGGTGTCTACTTTGTGACTAGCCATCTAACTCGCCCACAACTGGATAAAACCTATGGCGCTTTAGCAGACCTTTACGGTGTTGGTGCTTGGCCGATTTCTTATCCGAACGAACTCGACCGCAGTCAAAAACGTACTGGTTATGGCATCTGGCTACACGGGAGCCCAGCTGCAACCTACGCTCGCGCACCACAAGCCTCTAATGGCTGTGTCGTACTAACCAATGAAGAGATGCTCAAGGTGAGCAGCTATTTGCAGCCTGGTAATACCCCGGTGATCGTTGCACCACAAGTGGAGTGGCTGTCCGAAAGTGAATGGCTCCAGCGACAAACGGCTGCGCTCGCCCTTTTGTCAGAATGGAAAAGTAAATGGGAAAGCTTAGATGCGAATACTTATCTAAATTTTTATGGCGCAGAGTTTCGTAGCGCTGAAGGACAAACCTTGGATGCTTGGCGCAACCAAAAAACGACGGTTAACACTGGTAAGACTTGGACAAAAATTCAACTCAGCGACATTTCAATTTTTGCCGCTGGTGAAAACAGTACGCAATTAGTCACCACATTTAAGCAAGACTACCGCAGTAATAATTTAGAAAATCAAATGCGCAAGCGCCTGTATTGGCAACGTAGCGAGCAGGGCTGGAAAATCATCTGGGAAGGTGCGGCAGCGATCTAA